Proteins encoded in a region of the Mixophyes fleayi isolate aMixFle1 chromosome 5, aMixFle1.hap1, whole genome shotgun sequence genome:
- the SQLE gene encoding squalene monooxygenase, with the protein MWTFLGVATFTYVYKKCDELLSSPRLELVLGLLLCCTIGLVLALLRYRGRLGSKKQRSPGLISRILNLNGIKQQEKPRMNGIRKRKIENHIHESIDSNEVFVSGTTASEDPEVIIVGSGVLGSALAAVLSRDGRKVAVIERDLKEPDRIVGELLQPGGYQALKDLGLGDAVEGLDAHVVHGYVVHDIESKAEVEIPYPMNEKKQLQCGRAFHHGRFIMGLRKMAMAEPNTQYIEGTVQQILEEDDTVQGVTYRDRETGDIKELRAPLTVIADGLFSKFRKDLISGNVTVSSHFVGCILKNSPQFKANHAELVLANPSPILIYQISSNETRVLVDIRGEMPKNLKEYMLENILPQLPDHLKDPFRFAVENDRLRTMPASFLPPSPVNKKGVLLLGDAYNMRHPLTGGGMSVVLNDVKIWRDLLQNLPDLNEHSEMLQAKKTFYWSRKKSHSFVVNVLAQALYELFAATDDSLYQLRRACFNYFKLGGECVAGPIGLLSVLSPRPALLIGHFFAVAFYAVYFCFKTEPWLTKPRAVIRSSAVLYRACSVIFPLIYSEIKYLVY; encoded by the exons ATGTGGACCTTTCTGGGGGTTGCCACATTCACCTATGTGTATAAGAAGTGTGATGAGCTGCTGAGCTCTCCCCGCCTGGAGCTGGTGCTgggacttctcctgtgctgcactATTGGGCTGGTGCTGGCCCTGCTCCGCTACCGGGGTCGTTTGGGGTCCAAGAAGCAGAGGAGCCCCGGGCTCATCTCCAGGATCTTGAATTTGAATGGGATCAAACAACAGGAGAAGCCCAGGATGAATGGGATCAGAAAG AGGAAGATAGAAAACCATATACATGAATCCATAGACAGCAATGAAGTCTTCGTTTCTGGTACCACGGCTAGTGAGGACCCGGAAGTTATCATTGTGGGATCTGGAGTGCTTGGCTCTGCATTGGCTGCAGTATTATCCAGAGATGGGAGAAAGGTGGCAGTGATAGAAAGAGATTTGAAGGAACCAGATCGCATAGTGGGAGAGTTACTACAACCAGGAGGGTATCAAGCTCTGAAAGATCTTGGACTTGGTG ATGCAGTGGAAGGTCTGGACGCCCACGTCGTACATGGATATGTCGTCCACGACATTGAAAGTAAAGCAGAGGTGGAGATCCCTTACCCCATGAATGAGAAGAAGCAGCTGCAGTGTGGCAGAGCATTCCACCATGGACGCTTCATCATGGGGCTGCGGAAGATGGCCATGGCAGAACCTAA CACACAATACATTGAGGGAACAGTTCAGCAGATACTTGAAGAAGATGACACAGTACAAGGAGtcacatacagagacagagaaACAGGAGATATTAAG GAACTCCGAGCTCCGCTCACTGTCATTGCTGATGGACTCTTCTCCAAGTTCAGAAAAGATCTTATTTCTGGCAACGTCACAGTGTCCTCTCATTTTGTTGGTTGCATTTTAAAG AATTCGCCGCAGTTTAAGGCCAATCATGCTGAGCTCGTCCTGGCCAATCCCAGCCCTATCTTGATTTACCAGATATCATCCAACGAGACTCGAGTCCTTGTCGACATCAGGGGGGAAATGCCCAAGAACCTGAAAGAATACATGCTGGAAAACATCCTCCCTCAGCTCCCCG ACCATCTGAAGGATCCGTTCCGGTTTGCTGTTGAGAATGATCGCTTGAGGACGATGCCGGCCAGTTTCCTCCCTCCATCACCAGTAAACAAGAAAG GTGTTTTACTTCTGGGGGACGCCTACAACATGAGACACCCGCTGACAGGCGGAGGAATGAGCGTGGTACTGAATGATGTTAAGATCTGGAGAGATCTTCTACAGAATCTGCCAGATCTGAATGAACACTCAGAAATGCTGCAG GCCAAGAAGACTTTTTACTGGTCCAGGAAGAAGTCCCATTCCTTTGTAGTGAATGTTCTGGCCCAGGCTTTGTACGAGCTCTTCGCTGCTACAGACG ACTCCCTGTACCAGCTGAGAAGAGCCTGCTTCAATTACTTCAAACTAGGAGGAGAATGTGTGGCTGGACCCATCGGGCTTCTCTCAGT GTTATCCCCCAGACCCGCTCTGCTCATCGGACATTTCTTCGCTGTCGCCTTCTATGCTGTCTATTTCTGCTTCAAGACTGAGCCCTGGCTGACGAAGCCCCGAGCCGTGATCAGAAGCAGCGCCGTCCTCTACAGAGCCTGTTCTGTCATCTTCCCTCTCATATACTCAGAGATAAAATACTTGGTTTACTGA